The following are encoded in a window of Arthrobacter woluwensis genomic DNA:
- a CDS encoding prenyltransferase — MTRTADLLRKVFVASRPISWPNTAFPFAAAYFLTAGVVDWKLVVGTLFFLIPYNAAMYGTNDVFDYESDLRNPRKGGVEGAVLDPSLHRPVLYLVWGSCVPFVIALVLGGGPWSWVVLAVSLFAVAAYSVAGLRFKEKPVLDSITSSTHFVSPALYGLVLAGWAPGGSAVVTPDDAAVGVSVLCAFFLWGMASHAFGAIQDILPDRAAGIDSIGTLLGSRVTLGLVLVCYTAAGAVLLVTGGPVRWTGLLAIPYLLNVAPYLGVRDETSERTRPGWRRFLWLNYLTGFAVTLTMIGLSLGI, encoded by the coding sequence ATGACGCGGACCGCTGATCTGCTGCGCAAGGTCTTCGTGGCCTCGCGCCCCATCTCGTGGCCCAACACCGCCTTTCCCTTCGCCGCCGCGTACTTTCTGACGGCCGGGGTGGTCGACTGGAAACTCGTAGTGGGGACGCTCTTCTTCCTCATCCCCTACAACGCGGCGATGTACGGCACGAACGATGTCTTCGACTACGAGTCCGACCTGCGCAATCCCCGCAAGGGCGGCGTCGAGGGCGCGGTGCTCGACCCGTCGCTGCACCGCCCCGTCCTGTACCTGGTGTGGGGCTCGTGCGTGCCGTTCGTCATCGCCCTGGTGCTCGGCGGCGGGCCGTGGAGCTGGGTCGTGCTGGCCGTTTCGCTGTTCGCCGTCGCGGCCTACAGCGTCGCCGGGCTGCGCTTCAAAGAGAAGCCGGTCCTGGACTCGATCACGTCGAGCACGCACTTCGTCTCCCCCGCGCTGTACGGTCTGGTGCTCGCGGGCTGGGCGCCGGGCGGCTCGGCGGTCGTGACGCCCGACGACGCCGCGGTCGGCGTGAGCGTGCTCTGCGCCTTCTTCCTCTGGGGCATGGCGAGCCACGCCTTCGGGGCGATCCAGGACATCCTCCCGGACCGCGCCGCCGGCATCGACTCGATCGGCACGCTGCTCGGCAGTCGCGTGACCCTCGGCCTGGTGCTGGTCTGCTACACCGCCGCCGGAGCGGTCCTCCTGGTGACGGGAGGGCCGGTCCGTTGGACGGGGCTTCTCGCGATCCCGTACCTCCTCAATGTGGCCCCGTATCTCGGCGTGCGGGATGAGACGTCGGAACGGACCCGTCCCGGCTGGCGGAGGTTCTTGTGGCTGAATTACCTGACGGGCTTCGCGGTCACGCTGACCATGATCGGGCTCAGCCTGGGGATCTGA
- the idi gene encoding isopentenyl-diphosphate Delta-isomerase — translation MSVPQYDTSLVQLVSEQGDPLGTAPRATVHTATTPLHLAFSCHLIDGEGRVLLTRRSLSKAAWPGVWTNSFCGHPAPGEPLEEAVRRRAREELGLEIDDVRTVLPDFRYRAVDSSGVVEHEICPVFVARATRDPEPAPEEVDSWAWATSNRVDQAVTATPFVFSPWLVLQHAELGRGLWQAPEHE, via the coding sequence ATGAGCGTTCCACAGTACGACACGTCACTCGTCCAGTTGGTCTCCGAACAGGGCGATCCTCTGGGCACGGCGCCACGCGCCACGGTCCACACCGCGACGACGCCGCTCCACCTCGCCTTCTCCTGTCACCTCATCGACGGGGAGGGCAGGGTGCTGCTGACCAGGCGGAGCCTCTCCAAGGCGGCATGGCCGGGAGTCTGGACCAATTCCTTCTGTGGCCATCCGGCGCCGGGGGAGCCGCTGGAGGAGGCCGTCCGGCGTCGCGCGCGGGAGGAACTGGGACTCGAGATCGACGACGTGCGCACCGTCCTGCCGGATTTCCGGTACCGGGCCGTGGACTCCAGTGGCGTGGTGGAGCACGAGATCTGCCCGGTGTTCGTCGCCAGGGCCACGCGCGACCCTGAACCCGCCCCGGAGGAGGTCGATTCGTGGGCCTGGGCGACCTCGAACCGCGTGGACCAGGCGGTCACCGCGACGCCGTTCGTCTTCAGCCCGTGGCTCGTGCTGCAGCACGCGGAACTCGGCCGCGGACTATGGCAGGCCCCGGAGCACGAGTAG
- a CDS encoding ferredoxin reductase family protein: protein MDTIAGTRWTPAEETPRPADLGRTWRRALRRRLLVADIAVALCWASTALAVGLYLVHGALAAMASPADAVNGLGIVTGLAGTNLILIMVVLAARIPWLDRAVGQDVVMGWHRALGKPVLYLLTAHAVLLTVGYALQDGTSVIAETSSFLGVGDLVYAYVAFALLLAVVVTSLIAVRRRFAYELWHVVHLLSYAAVLFALPHQLSVGGVLADGTIQRIYWILLYVAAYAAILWFRIVKPLVGSLRHRFRVTAVERVAADVVSIHLHGRNQERLRVSGGQYANWRFLTARDWWHAHPLSYSALSDDGGVRLTVRLTGSGTRSLSALRPGTPVMVEGPYGLFTKAARTQPSVALMAAGIGVTPIRSMLEELAPAPGEATILLRASDESQLYLWNEMLSLSRRYGADCYADLGSRSTVRAPWLSAAAVQRGVTLESVFPRITDSDLYVCGPSAWTDAVVRDAKRAGLKDHQIHVERFDW, encoded by the coding sequence ATGGATACGATCGCCGGCACGAGGTGGACACCCGCGGAGGAGACTCCCCGCCCGGCCGACCTCGGGCGGACCTGGCGCCGGGCATTGCGTCGCCGATTGCTGGTCGCCGACATCGCTGTCGCCCTGTGCTGGGCTTCGACAGCGCTCGCCGTCGGTTTGTATCTCGTCCACGGCGCGCTCGCGGCGATGGCCTCACCGGCAGATGCCGTCAATGGGCTGGGAATCGTCACCGGCCTTGCGGGCACTAATCTCATCCTGATCATGGTGGTGCTCGCCGCACGGATCCCCTGGCTGGACCGGGCCGTGGGTCAGGACGTGGTGATGGGCTGGCACCGGGCCCTGGGGAAACCGGTGCTGTACCTCCTGACGGCACATGCCGTCCTGCTGACCGTCGGATACGCCCTGCAGGATGGGACCTCGGTCATCGCAGAGACGTCGTCCTTCCTCGGCGTCGGGGATCTGGTCTACGCCTACGTTGCTTTCGCCCTGCTGCTCGCCGTCGTGGTCACGTCGCTCATCGCCGTGCGCCGTCGCTTCGCCTACGAGCTCTGGCATGTGGTCCATCTGCTCAGTTACGCGGCAGTCCTGTTCGCGCTGCCGCACCAGCTCAGTGTGGGTGGTGTGCTCGCCGACGGAACGATCCAGCGAATCTACTGGATTCTGCTGTACGTCGCGGCCTACGCCGCGATTCTGTGGTTCCGGATCGTGAAGCCCCTGGTGGGATCCCTGCGGCACCGTTTCCGGGTCACCGCGGTCGAGCGGGTCGCGGCCGACGTCGTGTCGATCCATCTCCACGGACGGAACCAAGAGCGGCTGAGAGTTAGCGGCGGACAGTATGCGAACTGGCGCTTCCTCACGGCACGCGACTGGTGGCACGCTCATCCGCTGTCGTATTCGGCCCTGTCCGACGACGGCGGTGTGCGGCTCACGGTACGGCTCACCGGTTCGGGCACCCGCTCGCTCAGTGCGCTGCGTCCCGGTACCCCCGTGATGGTCGAGGGTCCCTACGGGCTGTTCACGAAGGCCGCCCGCACTCAGCCGTCGGTCGCGCTCATGGCGGCAGGGATCGGCGTCACTCCGATCCGTTCGATGCTGGAGGAACTCGCCCCGGCACCCGGCGAAGCGACCATCCTCCTCCGGGCCAGTGACGAATCCCAGCTGTACCTCTGGAACGAGATGCTCTCGCTGAGCCGTCGTTACGGAGCCGACTGTTATGCGGATCTCGGATCGAGGTCAACGGTCCGGGCACCTTGGCTTTCCGCGGCCGCAGTGCAACGGGGTGTCACCCTCGAATCGGTGTTTCCAAGGATCACCGACTCCGACCTGTATGTCTGCGGCCCCTCGGCCTGGACTGATGCCGTGGTCCGCGACGCCAAGCGGGCCGGTCTGAAGGATCACCAGATCCACGTGGAAAGGTTCGACTGGTGA
- a CDS encoding lycopene cyclase domain-containing protein, with product MSYLALDAVFLVVCGAVTAGVARAARRRGTRRGDARVSWPAVAIAGVVLLALTAVFDNVMIAVGLFSYDPESLSGVHLGKVPLEDFAYPVAAALMLPVLWVLLRGRERRRGHDADR from the coding sequence GTGAGTTATCTCGCGCTGGATGCCGTGTTCCTCGTCGTCTGCGGCGCCGTGACCGCGGGAGTGGCGAGGGCCGCCCGGCGACGCGGCACACGGCGAGGCGACGCCCGGGTGAGCTGGCCCGCGGTGGCGATCGCCGGCGTCGTGCTGCTGGCGCTCACGGCGGTGTTCGACAACGTGATGATCGCCGTCGGACTGTTCTCCTACGACCCCGAGAGCCTCAGCGGCGTGCACCTCGGCAAGGTCCCGCTGGAGGACTTCGCCTATCCCGTGGCGGCGGCCCTGATGCTCCCAGTGCTCTGGGTGCTCCTCCGTGGACGCGAGAGGCGGCGTGGCCATGACGCGGACCGCTGA
- a CDS encoding polyprenyl synthetase family protein, which yields MSSVTQTAWTAPEHHLPETQTSHHPATSAPAVATWPRTSRLVDEQIVDIITSAIDGTNSVHARGLWRHLADSFEGGKRLRPQLVWTSYAAFGGTDEVRCSALGAAFELLHAALVIHDDVIDQDLTRRGRSNIAGIYGRGALERGLPEEEARHVGRSVAIVAGDMLLAAAFRAVRELNCPEPARRAIADLMDRAVADAAGGELEDILIAQDTSISLGDVLEMERQKTAVYSFAAPLAAGALLAGAPAASAAALELLGEKVGIAYQVIDDVLGTFGDPGQTGKSVTSDLRGGKMTALTALGKRDPQVSSRLHAAADSDDAVEALKAALHHAGADDSALALAHELVSEALQDAADAGLPAPLRTDLTRICNHVLHREN from the coding sequence ATGAGCAGTGTGACCCAGACGGCGTGGACGGCGCCGGAGCATCACCTTCCCGAGACCCAGACCTCCCACCATCCGGCCACGTCCGCACCTGCGGTCGCGACCTGGCCCCGCACTTCCCGCCTGGTGGATGAGCAGATCGTGGACATCATCACCTCGGCGATCGACGGCACCAACTCCGTGCACGCCCGCGGTCTATGGCGCCACCTCGCCGATTCCTTCGAAGGCGGCAAGCGGCTCCGTCCCCAGCTCGTCTGGACGAGCTACGCGGCGTTCGGCGGGACGGACGAGGTCCGCTGCTCGGCTCTCGGCGCCGCCTTCGAACTCCTCCATGCGGCGCTCGTGATCCACGACGACGTGATCGACCAGGACCTCACCCGGCGGGGCCGCAGCAACATCGCCGGCATCTACGGCCGAGGAGCCCTCGAGCGCGGATTGCCGGAGGAGGAGGCTCGCCACGTGGGCCGCTCGGTCGCCATCGTCGCCGGGGACATGCTGCTGGCCGCCGCCTTCCGCGCGGTGCGGGAACTCAACTGCCCGGAGCCGGCACGCCGGGCGATCGCAGACCTCATGGACCGTGCCGTGGCCGACGCGGCCGGCGGCGAACTCGAGGACATCCTCATCGCCCAGGACACGTCGATCTCGCTCGGGGACGTGCTCGAAATGGAGCGCCAGAAGACCGCCGTGTACTCCTTCGCGGCGCCCCTCGCCGCCGGAGCCCTGCTGGCGGGGGCGCCTGCCGCATCCGCCGCGGCCCTCGAGCTGCTGGGCGAGAAGGTCGGCATCGCCTACCAGGTCATTGACGACGTCCTCGGCACCTTCGGGGACCCGGGCCAGACCGGGAAATCCGTCACCTCCGACCTGCGCGGCGGCAAGATGACGGCCCTGACGGCGCTCGGCAAGCGCGACCCGCAGGTCTCCTCCCGCCTGCACGCGGCCGCCGACTCCGACGACGCCGTCGAGGCCCTGAAAGCGGCGCTGCACCACGCGGGGGCGGACGACTCAGCCCTGGCGCTGGCCCATGAGCTCGTCAGCGAAGCTCTCCAGGACGCGGCGGACGCCGGCCTGCCGGCTCCCCTGCGCACCGATCTGACCCGTATCTGCAACCACGTCCTGCACCGGGAGAACTGA
- a CDS encoding FMN-binding protein, with translation MRARAAWGGALSAAAILIGSWSVSKSPASHAIVSVAGSVTPSTGARSTAVPQPSTGTGGVSDTGNAGSGSAPTSAATSAAKKASGTYTGSVIGTRYGNVQVQVVLAQGKITDVIALQLTDQDGRSQQISSMAAPILRQEVLAAQSASVDSVSGATYTSEGYLQSLQAALDQAQ, from the coding sequence GTGAGGGCCCGCGCTGCCTGGGGCGGAGCGCTCTCCGCCGCGGCCATCCTGATCGGCTCGTGGAGCGTGAGCAAGTCTCCTGCTTCTCATGCCATCGTTTCGGTCGCCGGATCCGTCACGCCGTCCACCGGGGCGCGATCGACTGCCGTTCCCCAGCCCTCTACCGGCACAGGTGGTGTTTCAGACACAGGAAACGCCGGCAGTGGGTCAGCGCCGACGTCGGCGGCCACGTCGGCGGCCAAGAAGGCGAGCGGCACTTACACGGGAAGCGTCATCGGCACACGGTACGGCAATGTCCAGGTGCAAGTGGTCCTCGCCCAGGGAAAGATCACGGACGTCATCGCCTTGCAACTCACGGACCAGGACGGACGCTCGCAACAGATCAGCAGCATGGCCGCACCCATCCTCCGGCAGGAGGTCCTGGCGGCACAGTCGGCGTCGGTCGACTCGGTCTCAGGTGCGACCTATACGTCCGAGGGCTACCTCCAGTCCCTCCAGGCTGCGCTGGATCAGGCGCAGTGA
- a CDS encoding lycopene cyclase domain-containing protein encodes MTYLLALLVSAAGMAVLDRRWRLVMWRAPRSGAVVVLLGTAFFLVWDLVAIGLGIFRHGDSAHMTGVLLAPELPLEEPVFLAFLCYTALVLFAGAERVFEHVQERRRKRVGS; translated from the coding sequence GTGACGTATCTGCTCGCTCTCCTCGTAAGCGCTGCCGGAATGGCCGTGCTCGACCGGCGCTGGCGCCTCGTCATGTGGCGCGCCCCACGCTCGGGCGCCGTGGTGGTGCTGCTCGGCACGGCGTTCTTCCTGGTGTGGGATCTGGTCGCGATCGGGCTGGGCATCTTCCGGCACGGCGACTCGGCGCACATGACCGGAGTCCTCCTCGCCCCGGAGCTTCCCCTCGAAGAACCGGTGTTCCTGGCGTTCCTCTGCTACACGGCGCTCGTGCTGTTCGCGGGTGCTGAACGGGTCTTCGAACACGTCCAGGAGCGACGGCGGAAGCGGGTGGGCTCGTGA
- a CDS encoding lipase family protein, producing MTSLTRRVATAAMVSLLTVLSLLPGAPAQAAPLTDPGDATRPAFYQAPAQLPAQNGAVIKAEPAPFHLDPLNLRGTLITSQRIMYKTTNRTGTPVGVTGTVITPKTAWSGPGKRPLISFAVGTQGLADQCAPSRLLAFAAEYEEVFVGTLLSRGYAVAITDYEGLGTAGIHTYMDRVSQGRAVLDMARAAISLPGTGLSAQSPIGVDGYSQGGGAAAAAAELAPSYAPELQIKGVSAGAVPADLTAVGTSLDGGLYAEFMLFALDGLFSSYGVDPASFLNAAGQAKAAEVSGHCVWNLPQNSYVKMANLSSSGQSFTQLAQQAPISTMLADQLIGRARPGAPVLITHSVADDVIPYRVGKGLAQRWCTAGTTVNFVPTPVPTHVGGAAPHFAATLAFFEARFRGLPATNNCWTL from the coding sequence ATGACATCGTTGACTCGCCGCGTCGCCACTGCGGCCATGGTTTCACTGCTCACTGTCCTCTCGCTGTTGCCCGGGGCCCCGGCCCAGGCGGCTCCTCTCACCGATCCGGGTGACGCGACCCGGCCGGCGTTCTATCAGGCGCCGGCACAGCTCCCGGCCCAGAACGGCGCCGTCATCAAGGCCGAACCGGCGCCCTTCCACCTGGATCCTCTCAATCTGCGTGGCACGCTCATCACGTCCCAGCGGATCATGTACAAGACGACGAACCGGACCGGGACCCCGGTGGGTGTCACCGGCACGGTGATCACCCCCAAGACCGCGTGGTCCGGTCCCGGAAAGCGACCGCTGATCTCGTTCGCGGTCGGCACGCAGGGTCTTGCCGACCAGTGTGCGCCCTCCCGTCTGCTGGCTTTCGCCGCGGAGTACGAAGAAGTGTTCGTCGGCACACTGCTGAGCCGGGGCTACGCCGTGGCGATCACCGATTACGAAGGCCTCGGAACCGCAGGGATCCACACCTACATGGACCGGGTGTCTCAGGGCCGTGCCGTGCTGGACATGGCGCGGGCGGCCATCTCGCTTCCCGGCACCGGACTGAGCGCGCAGTCACCGATCGGCGTCGACGGGTATTCGCAGGGCGGCGGGGCCGCGGCCGCCGCGGCCGAACTCGCACCGAGCTATGCTCCGGAGCTTCAGATCAAGGGGGTGTCCGCCGGGGCCGTCCCCGCGGACCTCACCGCGGTCGGAACCTCGCTGGATGGCGGTTTGTACGCCGAGTTCATGCTCTTCGCGCTGGACGGGCTGTTCAGCTCCTACGGTGTCGACCCGGCGTCGTTCCTCAACGCGGCCGGGCAGGCGAAGGCCGCCGAAGTGTCCGGCCATTGCGTCTGGAACCTGCCGCAGAACAGTTACGTGAAGATGGCGAACCTGTCGTCTTCGGGACAGTCGTTCACGCAGCTCGCTCAGCAGGCCCCCATCTCCACGATGCTGGCGGACCAGCTGATCGGCCGCGCGCGTCCCGGGGCTCCCGTCCTCATCACGCACTCGGTGGCGGATGACGTCATCCCGTACCGTGTGGGCAAGGGTCTGGCGCAGCGCTGGTGCACGGCCGGGACGACCGTGAACTTCGTTCCGACCCCCGTGCCGACCCACGTGGGCGGAGCAGCACCGCACTTCGCGGCAACGCTGGCGTTCTTCGAGGCGCGATTCCGGGGCCTGCCCGCGACGAACAACTGCTGGACGCTCTGA
- the crtI gene encoding phytoene desaturase family protein — protein sequence MSARTQDRLRVAIIGAGASGLATAGLLARDGHDVTVFDQCEQVGGRAGRWEKDGFRFDTGPSWYLMPEVIDHWFRLMGTSAEAELTLTRLDPGYRTFFEGEPAPRDVPVGADRAAALFDTLDPGSGAELTRYLREAGDLYDTALRHFLYDDFSSARFLTHPEVLRRVPRLLSALGRSLAGVTRHRFRDHRQQQILGYPAVFLGTTPYKAPALYQLMSHLDLEQGVLYPQGGFAAFIDAMARLSVAAGAAIVTSARVERILTSPGPGGTTATGIEWTDDAGTTHRHDADLVVGAADLHHLENALLPEALRTHPEKAWRRRDPGPGAFLACLGVRGALPELSHHNLFFSRDWRKDFDWISDSRSPHTVPDPDALPKTTSVYVSKTSASDPGVAPDGGESLFVLVPSPARPEWGRGGVDGNGAAMVEAAVDHVVDQIAAWAGIPDLASRIVVRRTLGPADFEADFNAWRGGALGLAHTLRQSAFFRPGTVSRKVQGLHYAGASVRPGIGLPMCLISAELVLKRVRGERRAGPAVPAPHQASALEAR from the coding sequence ATGAGCGCCCGGACGCAGGACCGCTTGCGGGTCGCGATCATCGGCGCGGGCGCCTCGGGGCTGGCGACGGCGGGCTTGCTGGCCCGTGACGGCCACGACGTCACCGTGTTCGATCAGTGCGAGCAGGTCGGCGGACGGGCCGGACGCTGGGAGAAGGACGGGTTCCGGTTCGACACCGGCCCGTCCTGGTATCTCATGCCGGAGGTCATCGACCACTGGTTCCGGCTCATGGGGACCTCAGCCGAGGCCGAGCTGACCCTGACGCGGCTGGACCCGGGTTACCGGACGTTCTTCGAAGGCGAGCCGGCGCCCCGGGACGTCCCGGTCGGCGCCGACCGGGCGGCAGCGCTGTTCGACACGCTCGACCCTGGGAGCGGTGCGGAACTCACCCGCTACCTCCGGGAGGCCGGGGACCTGTACGACACGGCGCTGCGGCACTTCCTGTACGACGATTTCTCTTCGGCCCGGTTTCTGACCCATCCGGAGGTGCTGCGCAGGGTCCCGCGGCTGCTGTCGGCGCTCGGCCGGAGCCTGGCCGGCGTGACCCGGCACCGGTTCCGGGACCACCGGCAGCAGCAGATCCTGGGATACCCCGCGGTGTTCCTGGGGACCACGCCCTACAAGGCCCCAGCGCTGTATCAGCTCATGAGCCACCTCGATCTGGAGCAAGGCGTGCTCTACCCGCAGGGCGGCTTCGCGGCGTTCATCGACGCGATGGCCCGGCTCAGCGTCGCGGCGGGCGCCGCGATCGTCACGTCGGCGCGTGTGGAGCGCATCCTGACCTCCCCGGGCCCTGGCGGCACCACCGCCACGGGCATCGAATGGACGGACGACGCCGGCACGACGCATCGCCACGACGCGGACCTGGTGGTGGGCGCGGCGGATCTCCATCATCTGGAGAACGCCCTCCTGCCCGAGGCACTCCGCACCCACCCGGAGAAGGCCTGGCGTCGCCGAGACCCCGGCCCGGGGGCGTTCCTCGCCTGCCTCGGCGTCCGCGGGGCCCTGCCGGAGCTCAGTCATCACAACCTCTTCTTCAGCCGGGACTGGCGCAAGGACTTCGACTGGATCAGCGACTCCCGGTCGCCCCACACCGTCCCGGATCCCGACGCGCTGCCGAAGACCACCTCGGTCTATGTCAGCAAGACGAGCGCGAGTGATCCGGGCGTCGCCCCGGACGGGGGCGAGAGCCTCTTCGTGCTCGTCCCCTCCCCCGCCCGCCCCGAGTGGGGGCGAGGCGGCGTGGACGGCAACGGCGCCGCCATGGTCGAAGCGGCCGTGGATCACGTCGTGGACCAGATCGCGGCGTGGGCGGGGATCCCGGACCTGGCCTCCCGCATCGTGGTGCGGAGGACCCTGGGACCGGCCGACTTTGAGGCGGACTTCAATGCGTGGCGCGGCGGAGCCCTGGGACTGGCCCACACGCTGCGCCAGAGCGCGTTCTTCCGACCCGGCACCGTGAGCCGCAAGGTTCAGGGGCTGCACTACGCCGGGGCTTCGGTCCGCCCCGGGATCGGCCTGCCGATGTGCCTGATCAGCGCGGAGCTGGTGCTCAAACGGGTGCGTGGTGAACGGCGTGCGGGCCCGGCCGTCCCCGCACCGCACCAGGCGTCCGCTCTGGAGGCCCGGTGA
- a CDS encoding phytoene/squalene synthase family protein, which produces MSLSLKSRIGPRAGRHDAPDPLARYSSAASAGSVVIIRRYSTSFSLACRLLPRSARQDIANVYALVRLADEVVDGAAAHAGFSVEEVLACLDGLEQETLLALDRGYSANPVVHAFAETARRTGIDPALVTPFFASMRRDCVAVPHTADSVETYIYGSAEVVGLMCLRVFLSADEDARESPAGRWEELAEPARRLGAAFQKVNFLRDLCEDTVELGRGYFPGIEDGTLTETQKNVLVDGIRDDLRAALPGVRRLPASCRKAVELAYALFAALTDRLAATPAAVVAHERVRVPGREKACLAGAVLLGLGPARGAGRQVSA; this is translated from the coding sequence ATGTCCCTCTCGCTGAAATCCCGCATCGGTCCACGGGCCGGACGGCACGATGCACCCGATCCTCTCGCCCGCTACTCCTCGGCCGCGAGCGCGGGGTCGGTCGTGATCATCCGCCGCTACTCGACCTCCTTCTCCCTCGCGTGCCGGCTGCTCCCCCGATCCGCCCGGCAGGACATCGCCAACGTCTACGCTCTCGTCCGCCTGGCCGATGAGGTGGTGGATGGCGCGGCCGCTCATGCCGGGTTCTCCGTCGAGGAAGTCCTGGCCTGCCTCGACGGTCTGGAGCAGGAGACACTGCTGGCCCTCGACCGCGGGTACAGCGCCAACCCGGTCGTGCACGCCTTCGCGGAGACAGCCCGGAGGACGGGGATCGACCCGGCCCTCGTGACGCCCTTCTTCGCGTCCATGCGTCGGGACTGCGTCGCGGTGCCGCACACGGCGGATTCCGTGGAGACGTACATCTACGGCTCCGCCGAAGTGGTCGGTCTGATGTGCCTGCGGGTGTTCCTCAGCGCGGACGAGGACGCTCGGGAATCCCCGGCGGGACGGTGGGAGGAGCTGGCGGAACCGGCGCGGCGCCTGGGCGCGGCGTTCCAGAAGGTCAACTTCCTGCGGGACCTGTGCGAAGACACCGTGGAACTCGGCCGCGGATACTTCCCCGGCATCGAGGACGGCACCCTGACCGAGACACAGAAGAACGTTCTCGTCGACGGCATCCGGGATGATCTGCGGGCCGCGCTTCCGGGCGTGCGGCGGCTGCCGGCGTCGTGCCGTAAAGCCGTGGAGCTCGCCTATGCCTTGTTCGCGGCGCTCACCGACCGGCTCGCGGCCACCCCCGCAGCCGTGGTGGCGCACGAGCGCGTCCGCGTGCCCGGCCGGGAGAAGGCCTGCCTGGCAGGCGCGGTCCTCCTCGGGCTGGGTCCGGCGCGCGGTGCGGGACGGCAGGTGTCCGCATGA
- a CDS encoding tryptophan-rich sensory protein — MSMALQSPKSHLVAAVATLAAALLALLLAAGGSGAFGLTPVASAAGGYLSSTATPLAPANAAFGIWSVIYLGLLAYAVWQLGRRARKDALQRRLRPWAAASMLLNAAWLWAAQLGSLPATLVVMVLLLAVLCRILVLTEGITPGAGVEWVLSVAAFGLYLGWICVATVANVAAVLAWAGVAWPEVPAAAVVLAVVVLLGLALAHRGAWTPLVSMLWGVAWIAVARWQGPRYSAGVALEALLAVVILTLGAALLLARRRTVRA; from the coding sequence ATGTCGATGGCACTGCAGTCCCCGAAGTCACACCTCGTCGCCGCCGTGGCCACCCTTGCGGCGGCCCTTCTGGCGCTGCTGCTCGCGGCAGGAGGGTCCGGGGCGTTCGGTCTGACCCCGGTCGCATCCGCGGCGGGAGGATATCTTTCCAGCACCGCCACTCCACTGGCCCCGGCCAACGCCGCGTTCGGCATCTGGAGTGTGATCTACCTGGGGCTCCTGGCCTATGCGGTCTGGCAGCTCGGGCGCCGGGCCCGGAAGGATGCCCTGCAGCGGCGGCTCCGGCCGTGGGCCGCCGCGTCGATGCTCCTCAATGCCGCGTGGTTGTGGGCGGCGCAGCTCGGCAGTCTTCCGGCCACGCTGGTGGTCATGGTGCTGCTGCTGGCGGTCCTGTGCCGGATTCTCGTGCTGACCGAGGGGATCACGCCCGGGGCCGGTGTGGAGTGGGTGCTGAGCGTCGCGGCCTTCGGCCTCTACCTCGGCTGGATCTGCGTCGCGACCGTGGCGAACGTCGCGGCGGTGCTCGCCTGGGCCGGAGTCGCGTGGCCCGAGGTTCCCGCCGCGGCCGTGGTGCTCGCCGTCGTGGTGCTTCTCGGGCTGGCGCTGGCGCACCGCGGGGCGTGGACGCCGCTCGTGTCGATGCTCTGGGGCGTCGCCTGGATCGCCGTCGCGCGCTGGCAGGGTCCCCGCTACTCCGCCGGTGTCGCACTCGAGGCGCTGCTCGCCGTCGTCATCCTGACGCTGGGGGCGGCGCTGCTCCTGGCGCGCCGCCGGACGGTCAGGGCTTAG
- a CDS encoding FAD:protein FMN transferase, with protein MSRSVFTSMGTVISLLTPGPQPAAHVMADVEREFYDRDQRFSLYRADSEISVIARGDLPVVNASGAFRSTLNRAAGWEDATHGAFRTRAPDGVLDLSGLVKAEALEAAGNRLLAAGDANWLLNAGGDVLVAGRNGPIPWAVGIVDPLDKAALITSVQLEGQWRALATSGIAERGEHIWGPPGHADFLQVSVLAPDIVTADVLATSIMAGGRQTLEACASRWDIDALCVTRDDQLFITPRLRAHVTAAFRSGAADRRSVPDAS; from the coding sequence ATGAGCCGATCCGTGTTCACCTCCATGGGCACCGTGATCAGCCTGCTGACGCCCGGACCGCAGCCGGCCGCCCACGTCATGGCCGACGTCGAACGCGAGTTCTACGACCGCGACCAGCGATTCAGCCTCTACCGTGCCGACTCCGAGATCAGCGTGATCGCACGCGGAGACTTGCCAGTCGTCAACGCCAGCGGGGCGTTCAGGTCGACCCTGAACCGCGCCGCAGGCTGGGAGGACGCCACTCACGGCGCTTTCCGCACGAGGGCTCCCGACGGCGTCCTGGACCTCTCGGGGCTGGTCAAGGCTGAGGCTCTGGAGGCCGCAGGAAACCGGCTCCTCGCGGCGGGCGACGCAAACTGGCTGCTCAACGCCGGCGGTGATGTTCTGGTGGCCGGCCGGAACGGCCCCATACCGTGGGCGGTCGGTATCGTTGATCCCCTGGACAAGGCGGCCCTCATCACGTCGGTTCAGTTGGAAGGGCAGTGGCGCGCCCTGGCCACGTCTGGCATCGCCGAGCGTGGTGAACATATTTGGGGACCTCCCGGTCACGCCGACTTCCTCCAGGTGTCGGTCCTTGCACCGGACATCGTCACCGCCGATGTCCTCGCGACGTCGATCATGGCGGGCGGGCGGCAGACCCTTGAGGCGTGCGCTTCCCGGTGGGACATCGATGCTCTCTGCGTCACCCGGGACGACCAGTTGTTCATCACCCCGCGACTGCGGGCTCACGTGACGGCGGCCTTCAGGAGTGGCGCCGCTGACCGGCGGTCCGTCCCGGATGCTTCCTGA